The genomic region ACCGGCTGGTGGACGCGCCTCGCCGTGGGCAGACGATCGCCGCCCATGGCCTTGCGGCGCTCGCCCTGGGTGTTCAGCTCCCAGCGCCAGCCGGGGCGCACCCTGGCCGTGATCTTGTCGCCCATCCAGGAGGCGAAGGACTCGTTCAGCCAGAGGTCGTCCCACCAGGCCATGGTCACATGGTTGCCGAACCACTGGTGGGCGATCTCGTGGGCCGCGATGGACACATAGCTGCGCTGCAGGTTCAGGGTCTCGTTGCCGGGCTTGCCGAGGATCAGGTTGCCGGCGTAGGTGATCAGGCCGGCGTTCTCCATCGCACCGAAGTTCTCGGTCAGCGGGATCACCAGGCTGTCCAGCTTGCGGAACGGATGCGGCATGCCGAACCAGCGCTCCAGTTCCTGGACCACGGCCGGCGTGGCCGATGCGGCGAAGCTGGCCTCGTCGGCGCGGCCGCGCGGCGTGAAGTAGCGCAACGGCGTGGCGCCCACGCTGCCGCCTTCCTTGACCGAGAACGGGCCGACCGCAAAAGCCAGCAGGTAGCTGGGCAGCGGCGGCGTGGTCTTGAAGGCGATCTTCTTCCAGCCCTTGCCGGCCGGAGCCTCGCTCTCGACCGGCTCGTTGGCCACGGCCACCTGCTTCTCCGGGACGGTCAGGCTCAGCGTCCAGGGCACCTTCCAGCCCGGCTCGTCGAACGAAGGGAAGGCCATGCGCGCGCCCAGGTCCTCGAACTGGGTGATCGCATACCAGTCACCGCCCTCGCGCTGGCGGAACAGGCCCAGCGTCTCCTGCTCGCTGGTCACGCCCGTGAAAGTCAGACGCAGCGTGCCGCGACCGGCCGGCAGGCCCTGGGGGAAGCGAAGCCAGGCGCTGTCCTCGTCGGCCTTCACCGCCTTGCCCGCCCTGGCCTTGCCACCGCCCTCGGGCCGGTACTCGACCTTGGCGATGCGCAGCTCCTTGGCATGCAGCCGCAGCTCCTTCATCGCCGCCGCCAGCTCCAGCTGGATCTCGACCTGGCCGCTGTGGCGCGGCTGGTTGGGGTCGATCTTCAGGTCCAGCTTGTAGGCCAGCGGCCGGGCCGCATCGCCGAGCCGCATGGGCAGGCTGGAACCGGCTTGGGCCAGCCCGCTCATGGCCAGGCTCAATGCCAGGCCGGACAACAGAAATCTCATGCGCTCCCTCATGCTCTCTCTCGTTCGCTATTCAATCAATCGGCGTCAGCTTGGCGACCGACAGGGCCAGCCACTTGGTGCCGTGGCGGCCAAAGTTGATCTGGGCGCGGGCGTCGACGCCGCTGCCTTCCAGCGTCATCAGCACGCCCTCGCCAAACTTGTTGTGGAACACGCTCTTGCCGACCCTCAGGCCGCCATGCTCTGCATCCACCTTCTTGACCATGGCCGCCGGTACCGGCGGCTCGACCCAGGCCGGCTTTTCGGCATAGCGACCCGCGCCGACCATGGACTTGAGCCCGCTGCCGCGCTGCCAGGCCTGCTGGTAGTCGCGGGCAAAGCCGGAGCCGAAGCCCTGGTTGCGCGGCGACAGCCATTTCAGCGCGGCTTCCGGCAGCTCGTCGAAGAAGCGGCTCTTGACGTTGTAGCGGGTCTGGCCGTGCAGCATGCGGGTCTGGCAGAAGCTGAGGTACAGCCGTTGGCGCGCCCGTGTGATGGCGACATACATCAGGCGCCGCTCCTCCTCGAGTCCATCGCCGTCGGACAGCGAGTTCTCGTGCGGGAACAGGCCCTCTTCCAGGCCGGTGATGAAGACCGCGTCGAACTCCAGGCCCTTGGCCGAATGCACGGTCATCAGCTGGATCGCGTCCTGGCCGGCCTGGGCCTGGTTGTCGCCGGCCTCCAGCGAGGCATGGCTCAGGAAGGCGGCCAGCGGCGAAATGATCTCTCCGGTCTCTGCATCGGGCACGGCCGGCTCGGCACGGGCCACGGCGGCGGGCAGGCCTTCGGCGATGCTGCCCGGGCCCAGCTCGTCCACCGGCAGGGCCACAGCATCCTTGCCGAAGCCCTCCTGGGTGACAAAGGCCTCGGCCGCGTTGACCAGTTCGCCCAGGTTCTCCAGCCGCTCGGCGCCTTCCTTCTCAAGCCGGTAGAAGTCCGCCAGCCCGGAGCTCTCGACCACCCGCTCGATGATGTCGCGCAGGTTGTGGCCCTGGGTCAGGTTGCGCATGGACTCGACCAGATTGACGAACCCAGCCAGGTTGACGCCGCCCTTGCCGGGCACGGCAGCCACGCTTTGGTAAAGGCTGCGGCCGCTGGCGCGGGCTGCATCCTGCAGCTGTTCCATGGTGCGGGCGCCAATGCCGCGGGCCGGGAAGTTGACCACGCGCAGGAAGCTGGTGTCGTCGTTGGGGTTCTCGATCAGGCGCAGGTAGGCCAGCGCATGCTTGACCTCGGCCCGCTCGAAGAAGCGCAGGCCGCCATAGACCCGGTAGGGAATGCCGGCATTGAACAGGCCCGACTCGATCACCCGCGACTGGGCATTGCTGCGGTAGAGCACGGCGATCTCGCTGCGCGGCATGCCCGAGCGGTGCAGGGCCTGGGCCTCCTCGATCAGCCACTGGGCTTCGTTGAAGTCGCTGCTGACCTCGTTGACACGCACCGGCTCGCCGGGACCGGCCTCGGTGCGCAGGTTCTTGCCCAGGCGGCGGCTGTTGTGGCCGATCAGGGCATTGGCGGTGTCGAGGATGTTGCCGAAGCTGCGGTAGTTCTGCTCCAGCTTGACCACCTGGCGCACCCGGAACTCGCGTTCGAAGTCCGACATATTACCGACCCGCGCGCCGCGGAAAGCATAGATGCTCTGGTCGTCGTCGCCGACGGCGAACACACCCTGCCCGGCACCGGGCGGCGCGAACATCTTCAGCCAGGCGTACTGCAGCTTGTTGGTGTCCTGGAATTCGTCGACCAGCAGGTGGCGGAATCGCTGCTGGTAATGCTGGCGCAGCAGCGCGTCGTCGCGCAGCAGCTCGTAGGAGCGCAGCATCAGCTCGGCAAAGTCGACCACGCCTTCGCGCTGGCACTGGTCCTCGTAGGCCTGGTAGATCTCGGCCAGCTTGCGGGTCTGCTCGTCGTGCTGCTCTATGTCCTTGGGCCGCAGGCCGTCTTCCTTGGCGCCGGCGATGAACCAGGACACCTGCTTGGGCACGAAGCGCTCCTCGTCCAGGTTCAGGCCCCGTATCACCCGCTTGATCGCCGAGACCGTGTCGGTCGAGTCGAGGATCTGGAAGCTCTGCGGCAGCTTGGCCTGTTTCCAGTGGGCGCGCAGGAAGCGGTTGCACAGGCCGTGGAAGGTGCCTATCCACATGCCCCGCACGTTCACCGGCAGCATGGTGGTCAGCCGGGTGACCATTTCCTTGGCCGCCTTGTTGGTGAAGGTCACGGCCATGATTGAGCCCGGCGAGGCCTGGCCGGTCTGCAGCAGCCAGGCGATGCGG from Pelomonas sp. SE-A7 harbors:
- a CDS encoding UvrD-helicase domain-containing protein, producing the protein MSPPDQEDLFAAPASSGLLKNLNPEQLAAVTAPAEPALILAGAGSGKTRVLTTRIAWLLQTGQASPGSIMAVTFTNKAAKEMVTRLTTMLPVNVRGMWIGTFHGLCNRFLRAHWKQAKLPQSFQILDSTDTVSAIKRVIRGLNLDEERFVPKQVSWFIAGAKEDGLRPKDIEQHDEQTRKLAEIYQAYEDQCQREGVVDFAELMLRSYELLRDDALLRQHYQQRFRHLLVDEFQDTNKLQYAWLKMFAPPGAGQGVFAVGDDDQSIYAFRGARVGNMSDFEREFRVRQVVKLEQNYRSFGNILDTANALIGHNSRRLGKNLRTEAGPGEPVRVNEVSSDFNEAQWLIEEAQALHRSGMPRSEIAVLYRSNAQSRVIESGLFNAGIPYRVYGGLRFFERAEVKHALAYLRLIENPNDDTSFLRVVNFPARGIGARTMEQLQDAARASGRSLYQSVAAVPGKGGVNLAGFVNLVESMRNLTQGHNLRDIIERVVESSGLADFYRLEKEGAERLENLGELVNAAEAFVTQEGFGKDAVALPVDELGPGSIAEGLPAAVARAEPAVPDAETGEIISPLAAFLSHASLEAGDNQAQAGQDAIQLMTVHSAKGLEFDAVFITGLEEGLFPHENSLSDGDGLEEERRLMYVAITRARQRLYLSFCQTRMLHGQTRYNVKSRFFDELPEAALKWLSPRNQGFGSGFARDYQQAWQRGSGLKSMVGAGRYAEKPAWVEPPVPAAMVKKVDAEHGGLRVGKSVFHNKFGEGVLMTLEGSGVDARAQINFGRHGTKWLALSVAKLTPID